ACCGTCAATGCCCTGAATGCTTCCGACTCCGTCATAACTCCGGTGCAATGCGAATATTATGCCATGGAGGGGCTGGCTTATTTCATGAATACGGTGGAAAAAATCCGTCAGGCCCTTAATCCGAAGCTGAAAATAGACGGTGGTATAGTCACCATGTACGATTCCCGCATAAATCTGGCCAACCAGGTAAAGGGCGAGATTTCCAAGTATTACGGCGACAAGCTTTACAAAACCGTCATTCCGCGCAATGTCCGCCTGGCGGAGGCCCCCAGTTTCGGGCAGCCCATTTTCGTTTACGATCCCAGCTCGCGCGGGGCATTGGCCTATAAGGACTTGGCCATAGAATTCCTCAGTCGCCGCGGCGTGGACGTGGAATCGTATAAAAACTCGTCCCTCTATGTTAATGAGGAGCCCGAACTTGAATACGACTTGGGCGGCTAGGCGGCTTGTGGGATAGATTCAGAGTATTTTATTTATGCGGTCCGGCGGACAACCTGTTTAGCAAGGAGAACATATGAGAACAGCTTTGGGCAGAGGTATAGATTCCCTGATCACAAAGGTGGAAAATAACGATATTTCCGGCGATATCGTGCAGCGCGTTCCCGTTGATAAAATACGTCCCAATCGCTTCCAGCCAAGGAGAAATTTTGACGACGGGGCTCTGGCTGGGTTGGCCGACTCTATAAAAGAGCGCGGCCTCCTTCAGCCCATTACCGTGTGGAAGGACTCGGGCGACGATCATTATGAGCTTATCGCCGGGGAACGCCGCTGGCGTGCGGCGTGCCTTGCCGGCCTGCCCGAGATAGACGCTATC
This Elusimicrobiota bacterium DNA region includes the following protein-coding sequences:
- a CDS encoding ParA family protein, whose product is MAEIVSIANQKGGVGKTTTAINLAVALAAFDYETLLIDFDPQSNSTSGLGVDITKKHNNIYDVLSGKAEIESAIKQTSVEWLDIVPTSHNLAGAEIELVNEFSREAVLKRSLDKLRGMYKFIIIDCPPSLGLLTVNALNASDSVITPVQCEYYAMEGLAYFMNTVEKIRQALNPKLKIDGGIVTMYDSRINLANQVKGEISKYYGDKLYKTVIPRNVRLAEAPSFGQPIFVYDPSSRGALAYKDLAIEFLSRRGVDVESYKNSSLYVNEEPELEYDLGG